The Podospora bellae-mahoneyi strain CBS 112042 chromosome 7, whole genome shotgun sequence genome includes a window with the following:
- a CDS encoding hypothetical protein (EggNog:ENOG503P374), with amino-acid sequence MSLLHGGCQCGRNIYIVQFPKQETPSSSTGSQAARLLFNQRHPLTPLLRVPLSSYRSLTLPVLPDESHSLIHRSYTPPNAPNTLHTFCGYCGTPLSYHTSSPEGEGEYIQVTVNSLWESDLGKIDNLTGTSPGDSDAEEEGKGQTGNDGLEVKRGSDWFEGLVEGSRLGRLRRREMRRVVREERGARAVRRVEYEISEWVDGDELEGETEGEGGRKRKFELAEGGGGREMGR; translated from the exons AtgtccctcctccacggcggCTGCCAATGCGGTCGGAATATCTACATTGTGCAATTCCCCAAACAAGAAACACCGTCTTCTTCGACGGGTAGTCAAGCTGCTCGTCTGCTGTTTAATCAAC gccaccccctcacccccctcctccgcgtTCCCCTCTCGTCCTACcgctccctcaccctccccgtcctcccaGACGAGTCCCACTCGTTGATTCACCGGTCTTATACACCCCCCAACGCACCGAATACTCTGCATACGTTTTGCGGGTACTGCGGGACGCCGCTGTCGTATCACACTTCGAGTcctgagggggagggggagtataTACAAGTTACTGTCAACTCCCTCTGGGAGAGCGATTTGGGCAAGATTGATAACCTGACTGGTACGTCGCCTGGTGATAGtgatgctgaggaggagggaaagggacaAACGGGgaatgatgggttggaggtgaagagggggagtgattggtttgaggggttggtggaggggagtagattggggaggttgaggagacgggagatgaggagggttgtgagggaagagaggggagCCCGGGCGGTTAGAAGGGTTGAGTATGAGATTAGTGAGTGGGTTGATGGGGACGAACTGGAGGGAGAGActgagggggaaggggggaggaagaggaagttTGAGTTggcggaagggggtggtgggagggagatgggccgttga
- a CDS encoding hypothetical protein (EggNog:ENOG503NX59; COG:I), which produces MSGPSNRLRNVLGHIFHSATPESVPHHFSHLSPTYFLERAAAIEPDAEAVYHVTANNKILRRSYMELADRARGLAYYFRKHGYKRIGLLAPNTPAFLESIFGIVAAGGVIVPVNYRLKPDDITYIFDFAEVDCIIVDKEYENLLKAFTESHPNVKIIVDLDTDATEGVLSGPFDEAVLEGLILDRTTGSKGWSDLISARVPDEDSTIALPFTSGTTSRPKGVIYTHRGAYLATMANIVESGLNLPDGRCKYLWTLPMFHAVGWTFPWAITAVRGTHVCLRKIDYPLIWSLLKNEGVTHFNAAPTVNTLLCADPNAEVLPSPVRVTVAASPPTARLFEQMTALNLYPVHVYGLTETYGPITRGYLLPEWDLLPPHEKFAKMARQGHGFLTSLGVRVVKTAEDGSSLGGEPVDVAKNGKEVGEIVFEGNICCKGYYKDPEATRKLFEGGVLRSGDLAVWCEDGSILIQDRQKDIIISGGENISSVALESMLVEHPSVLEAGVVAVPDSHWGERPKAYLTVKQGQTIDEKEFIDWAKHQSSISKFMVPREVEVVRELPKTSTGKIKKNVLRDWARKGTPGDVKL; this is translated from the exons ATGTCAGGCCCCTCCAACCGCCTCAGAAACGTCCTCGGCCACATCTTCCACTCGGCTACCCCTGAATCAGTACCCCACCacttctcccacctctcgCCAACTTACTTCCTCGAACGCGCCGCAGCCATTGAGCCCGATGCCGAGGCCGTCTACCATGTGacagccaacaacaagatcCTCCGGCGGTCCTACATGGAGCTCGCTGACCGTGCCCGTGGGCTGGCGTACTACTTCCGCAAGCATGGCTACAAGCGCATTGGTCTGCTAGCACCCAACACGCCGGCGTTTTTGGAGAGCATCTTTGGgattgttgctgctgggggtgtGATTGTGCCAGTAAACTACAGGCTGAAACCAGATGATATCACCTACATCTTCGACTTTGCCGAGGTGGACTGCATCATTGTCGACAAGGAGTATGAGAATCTGTTGAAGGCCTTTACAGAATCTCACCCCAATGTCAAAATCATCGTTGATCTT GACACCGACGCAACAGAAGGCGTCCTCTCCGGCCCCTTTGACGAAGCAGTCCTCGAAggcctcatcctcgaccgCACCACCGGCTCAAAAGGCTGGTCAGACCTCATCTCAGCCCGCGTCCCCGACGAAGATtccaccatcgccctccCTTTCACCTCTGGCACAACCTCCCGCCCAAAGGGGGTAATCTACACCCACCGCGGGGCCTACCTGGCAACCATGGCCAACATTGTCGAGTCgggcctcaacctcccagaTGGCAGGTGCAAGTATCTCTGGACCCTCCCCATGTTCCACGCCGTAGGCTGGACCTTTCCCTGGGCCATCACCGCCGTGAGGGGAACCCACGTCTGTCTGAGGAAGATAGACTACCCGCTTATCTGGTCTCTTCTCAAAAACGAGGGGGTCACCCACTTCAACGCAGCACCAACAGTCAACACCCTTTTGTGCGCCGACCCCAACGCCGAAgtcctccccagcccagtCCGTGTCACTGTTGCTGCGTCCCCCCCAACAGCGAGGTTATTCGAGCAAATGACCGCATTAAACCTCTACCCTGTCCACGTCTATGGTCTTACCGAAACATACGGTCCAATCACCAGGGGTTACCTCCTACCAGAATGGGACCTCCTGCCCCCCCACGAGAAGTTTGCAAAAATGGCAAGGCAAGGTCATGGATTTCTCACCTCGCTTGGTGTGCGTGTCGtcaagacggccgaggaTGGGAGTAGCCTAGGCGGGGAGCCGGTAGACGTTGCCAAGAACGGAAAGGAAGTAGGCGAGATTGTTTTTGAGGGGAATATCTGCTGCAAGGGGTACTACAAAGACCCGGAGGCGACGAGGAAGCTctttgaggggggtgttcTCCGCTCTGGGGACCTGGCAGTCTGGTGTGAGGATGGGAGTATTTTGATTCAAGATAGGCAGAAGGATATCATTATCTCTG GTGGTGAAAACATCTCCTCTGTCGCCCTTGAATCAATGCTAGTCGAGCACCCCTCCGTCCTCGAAGCCGGCGTCGTCGCAGTGCCAGACTCTCACTGGGGGGAGAGGCCAAAGGCTTACCTCACAGTCAAGCAAGGACAGACGATTGACGAAAAGGAGTTTATCGACTGGGCGAAACACCAGAGCAGTATCAGTAAATTCATGgtgccgagggaggtggaggtggtgagggagttgccAAAGACGAGCACGGGGAAGATAAAGAAGAACGTACTTCGGGACTGGGCCAGGAAGGGGACGCCCGGGGATGTTAAACTTTGA
- a CDS encoding hypothetical protein (COG:S; EggNog:ENOG503P2FD), translated as MRQPPPDRPSTQTRSPFQTRGTPFHRPLQRTSPARLWNPTNSTPRTPTSSDGTARRRRAPSSPPPPPVPLTVTPITAEEPSRAAAGEHPLLQSPEQRPRQSISNRISLHLERNAGAEQRISLPPSVRATPSPSPIEACHPGPSFLRQQPPSQHLFSVSEFRKTRSRGQSISSRLRVPFGLSFDQSTAKHQRGDSKGKGKGKEVMAPPPLPSQPDNNVGAGDRYSRDLERGPDVANPRLSMASRMSGIGSEMSSDSSIMGDPDEQPDNGEEWGPQHPCYPHLNPHVPIDSPEYTTTRVIRIRRDWLLEGDLAPTFSNLYPDILDPAGVSEQEFRRVIEKLNSELVPAFSAYNWRNILDGVLGLATGWLWDDFGLTGVKSRLKRLEKWIEEWNKEMEKTVRADHPGDEGGNVIPPKIVPLRRTGYMSLDIQIPDPEIAPASPTMSGASGGEGDGQPQVPDLTVPPPALTA; from the exons ATGCGTCAACCGCCGCCCGACCGACCCAGCACACAAACACGA TCCCCATTCCAGACCCGCGGTACCCCTTTCCACCGACCACTCCAACGAACCTCGCCCGCCCGTCTGTGGAACCCCACCAACTCGACCCCGAGaacaccaacctcttccGACGGCACTGCTCGCAGACGCCGTGCTCcgtcttcacctcctcctccgcccgtCCCGCTGACAGTTACCCCTATCACTGCCGAGGAGCCCAGCAGGGCCGCCGCTGGTGAGCACCCACTTTTACAGAGTCCCGAACAGCGACCGCGTCAATCCATCTCAAACCGGATCAGTCTTCACCTCGAACGCAACGCCGGCGCCGAGCAACGCATCAGCCTTCCGCCATCGGTTCGCGCCacaccttcaccctcgccgATCGAGGCTTGCCATCCAGGGCCATCCTTTTTGCGGCAACAGCCCCCATCCCAGCACCTCTTCTCCGTGTCCGAATTCCGAAAAACCAGAAGCCGCGGCCAGAGCATCTCGTCACGTCTTCGAGTACCATTCGGTCTCAGTTTTGATCAATCGACAGCAAAACACCAGAGGGGAGACagcaaaggaaaaggaaaaggcaaagaagtcatggcgccaccaccattaCCGTCCCAGCCGGACAACAATGTCGGCGCAGGAGATCGTTACTCCCGTGACCTGGAACGTGGGCCGGATGTGGCCAACCCGCGTCTGTCCATGGCCTCCCGCATGTCAGGCATCGGCTCCGAAATGTCATCTGACTCCTCCATCATGGGCGACCCAGATGAGCAACCTGACAATGGCGAGGAATGGGGCCCCCAACATCCCTGCTACCCACATCTGAACCCTCACGTGCCGATAGACTCGCCAGAATACACCACCACACGTGTAATCCGCATCCGTAGGGACTGGCTGTTGGAAGGTGACCTCGCCCCGACGTTCTCCAACCTCTACCCGGACATCTTGGACCCAGCAGGAGTAAGCGAGCAGGAATTTAGGAGAGTAATAGAAAAACTCAACAGCGAGCTCGTGCCGGCCTTTAGCGCGTACAACTGGAGGAACATTTTGGATGGTGTACTCGGTTTGGCGACGGGGTGGTTGTGGGACGACTTTGGACTTACGGGGGTGAAGAGCAGGCTGAAGCGTTTGGAGAAGTGGATTGAAGAGTGGAAtaaggagatggagaagacgGTGAGGGCGGATCACcctggggatgagggggggaaTGTGATCCCGCCCAAGATCGtgccgttgaggaggacggggTACATGAGT CTTGATATTCAAATCCCCGATCCAGAAATCGCCCCGGCGTCGCCTACCATGTCTGGGGCCTCgggcggtgagggtgatgggcaACCGCAAGTACCAGACTTGacggttcctcctcctgctttgACTGCTTAG
- a CDS encoding hypothetical protein (COG:G; CAZy:GH1; EggNog:ENOG503NYFB) codes for MSLPSDFLWGFATAAYQIEGSADVDGRGPSIWDTFCAIPGKIADGSSGAVACDSYKRTKEDIDLLKSLGAKAYRFSISWSRVIPLGGRNDPVNQKGLDHYVKFVDDLLEAGITPFITLFHWDLPDALDKRYGGFLNKEEFTADFENYARVLFKAIPKCKHWITFNEPWCTSILGYNSGYFAPGHTSDRTRSAVGDSARECWIVGHNILIAHGKAVKVYREEFKPVNGGEIGITLNGDAVLPWDPEDPADVEACDRKIEFAISWFADPIYFGKYPDSMLKQLGDRLPTFTPEEVALVKGSNDFYGMNHYTANYIKHKTGTPPDDDFLGNLETLFYSKSGECIGPETQSFWLRPHAQGFRDLLNWLSKRYGYPKIYVTENGTSLKGENDMSLEQIVEDDFRVKYFDDYVHAMAKAFSEDGVNVRGYLAWSLMDNFEWAEGYETRFGVTYVDYENDQKRYPKKSAKAMKPLFESLIKKE; via the exons ATGTCTCTTCCCAGTGATTTCCTGTGGGGTTTCGCTACCGCTGC GTACCAGATCGAGGGTTCCGCTGATGTCGATGGCCGTGGCCCCTCCATTTGGGACACCTTCTGTGCCATCCCCGGCAAGATCGCTGATGGCAGCTCCGGTGCCGTCGCTTGTGACTCGTACAAGCGCACCAAGGAGGACATTGACCTCCTGAAGTCGTTGGGCGCCAAGGCCTACcgcttctccatctcctggTCCCGCGTCATCCCCCTCGGTGGCCGCAACGACCCCGTCAACCAGAAGGGTCTTGACCACTACGTCAAGTTCGTCGACGACCTCCTCGAGGCCGGCATCACCCCcttcatcaccctcttccacTGGGATCTCCCCGACGCCCTCGACAAGCGCTACGGCGGCTTCCTCAACAAGGAGGAGTTCACCGCCGACTTTGAGAACTACGCCCGCGTCCTCTTCAAGGCCATCCCCAAGTGCAAGCACTGGATCACCTTCAACGAGCCCTGGTGCACCTCCATCCTCGGCTACAACTCTGGCTATTTCGCCCCCGGCCACACCTCTGACCGCACCCGCTCCGCCGTCGGCGACAGCGCCCGCGAGTGCTGGATCGTCGGccacaacatcctcatcgcccACGGCAAGGCCGTCAAGGTCTACCGCGAGGAGTTCAAGCCCGTCAACGGCGGCGAGATCGGCATCACGCTGAACGGCGACGCCGTCCTCCCCTGGGACCCCGAGGACCCCGCCGACGTTGAGGCCTGCGACCGCAAGATCGAGTTCGCCATCTCGTGGTTTGCCGACCCCATCTACTTTGGCAAGTACCCCGACTCGATGCTCAAGCAACTCGGCGACCGCCTCCCCACTTTCACTCCTGAGGAGGTTGCGCTCGTCAAGGGCTCCAACGACTTTTATGGCATGAACCACTACACGGCCAACTACATCAAGCACAAGACCGGCACCCCTCCCGACGACGActtcctcggcaacctcgaGACGCTCTTCTATTCCAAGAGCGGCGAGTGCATCGGCCCCGAGACGCAGTCCTTCTGGCTCCGCCCCCACGCCCAGGGTTTCCGGGACTTGCTCAACTGGCTGAGCAAGAGGTACGGCTACCCCAAGATCTACGTCACCGAGAACGGCACCTCGCTCAAGGGCGAGAACGACATGAGCCTGGAGCAGATTGTCGAGGACGACTTTAGAGTCAAGTACTTTGACGACTATGTCCACGCCATGGCCAAGGCCTTCTCCGAGGATGGCGTCAACGTCCGGGGTTACCTGGCCTGGTCGCTGATGGACAACTTTGAGTGGGCTGAGGGGTACGAGACGAGGTTTGGTGTGACGTATGTCGACTATGAGAATGATCAGAAGAGATACCCCAAGAAGAGCGCCAAGGCGATGAAGCCGCTGTTTGAGAGCTTGATTAAGAAGGAGTAA
- the LOS1 gene encoding pre-tRNA nuclear export protein (BUSCO:EOG09260B65; COG:J; COG:U; COG:Y; EggNog:ENOG503NUZ1) produces the protein MDAQIENAIEVAWNPSSSQELKGQAFEYLNQLRVDPQAWQVCIRLFTRSPPASEVVRLVSLEIINNAVHSEALDAAGLVYLKQSLLEYIGRTYTSNTQSQVDPAHLQNKLTQTLTYLFVFLYREHWSSFVQDFYAIAQNDNLPGVILYLRILSSIHDEIADLMLSRQEQEAKRNSDLKDLIRERDMAKIATSWTDILSRYSNQHDGVVEMTLKIIGKWVSWIDISLVINQQMLGLLLPLVGRSNASGGEDKVRDIAVDTFTEIVSKKMKASDKIEMINFLQLREIITELLASPPLNEWKGTSQYDTDLAEVVAKLVNAVMSDIVRVLEDGKVDNDTRAKAEQLMQYFLPSLLRLFSDEYDEVCSTVIPSLTDLLTFLRKVGTLPATYAEMLPPILNAIVLKMRYDETSNWGLEDEQTDEAEFLELRKRLQILQKSVAAVDENLCMEFMSNLVGNMFSTLQQQGSQMDWRDLDLALHEMYLFGELALPNMGLAAKSQPNPVAAERLALMMSKMVDSGIANYAHPAILLQYMEICVRYHSFFESHQNYIPRVLENFVRLVHHEHVRVRTRSWYLFLRFVKTLRAQVGNVAKTVIESISDLLPIKAEVPSNDADDDMSSDESDHSADAVFNGQLYLFEAVGCVSATSATPVADQALYARSVMEPLFSDMSVHLERAKAGDAQAILQIHHIIMALGTLANGFADTPLGHTKARAQPAQEISAEFTRASEAILIALNQLNTSDEIRAACRSAFSRLLSVLGSAVLPQLPQWIEGLLSRSSSKDEMAMFLRLLEQIVYNFKGEISNILDLLLTPLLQRVFGGLSEPINGTDDEIQLQELRREYVSFVQVIFMNDLGGVLVSAANQGNFESLVSSIFSVAKNLNHGNLVASRIAFNVLSRMITQWGGPDIINPGENPVATGPPSPTIPGFEQFMLSQFHGVCWDVLQDGGFRPSSDATSRQILNEIAGIQQAIWMKTADLYISHVQNQLGQDSNDFLRTLTTTTGRKPLVDWFLALLKGRK, from the exons ATGGACGCCCAG ATCGAGAATGCGATCGAGGTCGCCTGGAACCCTAGTTCCAGCCAGGAGCTCAAGGGCCAGGCTTTCGAGTACCTTAACCAGCTGCGAGTAGACCCCCAGGCCTGGCAGGTCTGCATCAGGCTCTTTACCCGATCCCCCCCAGCGTCCGAAGTCGTACGACTAGTCTCGCTTGAAATCATAAACAATGCCGTTCATTCAGAAGCCCTGGATGCAGCCGGTCTCGTGTACCTGAAGCAGTCTCTCCTCGAATATATCGGACGGACATACACGAGCAACACCCAAAGTCAGGTCGACCCAGCACATCTCCAAAACAAGCTGACGCAAACCCTCACATACCTCTTTGTCTTCTTGTACAGGGAACACTGGAGCAGCTTCGTTCAGGACTTTTATGCCATTGCCCAGAATGACAACCTCCCTGGCGTCATATTATACCTCCGCATTCTCAGCTCGATTCACGACGAGATTGCCGACTTGATGCTCAGccggcaggagcaggaggcgaAGAGAAACAGTGATCTCAAGGACCTTATTCGTGAGCGAGATATGGCCAAAATTGCCACGTCATGGACCGATATTCTGTCTCGGTACAGCAACCAGCACGATGGAGTCGTTGAGATGACGCTCAAAATCATTGGGAAATGGGTGAGCTGGATCGACATCTCGCTGGTCATCAACCAACAAATGCTCGGTCTTCTGCTGCCCTTGGTCGGGAGGTCAAATGCTTCAGGTGGCGAGGATAAGGTCAGAGATATAGCTGTTGACACCTTTACCGAGATTGTCAGCAAGAAAATGAAGGCGAGCGACAAGATCGAGATGATCAACTTCTTGCAGCTTCGCGAAATCATCACAGAATTGCTGGCCAGTCCCCCACTCAATGAGTGGAAGGGAACCTCCCAGTACGACACGGATCTGGCCGAGGTGGTCGCCAAGCTTGTCAACGCTGTCATGTCAGATATTGTTCGCGTGCTTGAGGACGGCAAGGTTGACAACGATACGAGGGCGAAGGCTGAGCAGCTTATGCAATACTTCCTGCCGTCCCTGCTCCGCTTGTTCTCGGACGAGTACGACGAGGTCTGCTCGACAGTTATTCCCTCATTAACCGACCTCCTCACTTTCCTTAGAAAAGTCGGGACTCTTCCGGCGACCTATGCCGAAATGCTTCCTCCCATCCTGAACGCCATAGTTCTCAAGATGAGGTACGACGAGACGTCCAACTGGGGCCTCGAAGACGAGCAAACAGACGAAGCAGAATTTCTGGAGCTGCGTAAGAGGCTGCAAATTCTCCAAAAGAGCGTTGCTGCCGTTGATGAGAACCTTTGCATGGAGTTCATGAGCAACCTAGTCGGAAACATGTTTTCCACCCTCCAGCAACAAGGGTCTCAGATGGACTGGAGAGATCTGGACCTGGCGCTTCACGAAATGTACCTGTTTGGAGAGCTTGCGCTGCCCAACATGGGACTGGCTGCCAAGAGTCAGCCAAACCCTGTAGCCGCGGAGCGCCTGGCTCTCATGATGAGCAAGATGGTTGATTCTG GTATTGCCAACTACGCCCACCCAGCTATCTTGCTCCAGTACATGGAGATTTGCGTCCGCTATCACAGCTTCTTCGAGTCTCACCAAAACTACATCCCCCGGGTCCTTGAGAACTTCGTAAGGCTGGTGCACCATGAGCACGTCAGGGTGCGCACACGCTCTTGGTACCTGTTCTTGCGCTTCGTCAAGACTTTGAGGGCGCAGGTGGGCAATGTCGCCAAGACTGTGATCGAGTCCATCAGCGACTTGCTGCCCATCAAGGCTGAGGTCCCTAGTAATGACGCAGACGACGACATGTCCTCTGATGAGTCGGATCACTCTGCCGATGCCGTCTTCAATGGCCAGCTCTACTTGTTTGAGGCTGTTGGGTGCGTGTCTGCTACATCTGCCACCCCTGTTGCCGACCAGGCCTTGTACGCTCGGTCTGTCATGGAGCCTCTATTCTCAGATATGAGCGTCCACCTCGAAAGAGCCAAGGCCGGGGATGCGCAAGCCATTCTCCAGATTCACCACATTATCATGGCCCTCGGTACTTTGGCCAATGGTTTTGCCGACACGCCCCTTGGCCACACCAAGGCGCGGGCTCAGCCAGCACAGGAGATCTCGGCCGAGTTTACAAGAGCTTCCGAGGCGATCCTGATTGCTTTGAACCAGCTCAATACGAGTGATGAGATCCGGGCAGCCTGCCGGTCTGCCTTCTCCCGCCTGCTCAGCGTCCTCGGCTCTGCCGTTCTTCCACAATTGCCACAGTGGATCGAAGGCCTGCTCTCTCGCAGCTCCAGCAAGGACGAGATGGCTATGTTCCTTCGTCTGCTGGAGCAGATTGTATACAACTTCAAGGGAGAGATTTCCAACATTCTCGATCTTCTCCTTACACCACTTCTTCAGCGGGTCTTTGGTGGCCTTTCTGAGCCGATCAACGGCACCGATGATGAAATTCAGCTTCAGGAGCTGAGGCGGGAATACGTTTCTTTTGTTCAGGTTATCTTCATGAATGATCTTGGAGGCGTTTTGGTGTCTGCGGCCAACCAGGGTAACTTTGAGTCTCTTGTGTCGTCCATCTTCAGCGTCGCCAAGAACCTCAACCACGGGAACCTTGTGGCCAGCCGGATCGCCTTTAACGTTCTCAGCCGCATGATTACGCAGTGGGGTGGTcccgacatcatcaacccgGGTGAGAACCCAGTCGCTACCggccctccctctcccaccatcCCCGGCTTTGAGCAGTTTATGCTCTCCCAGTTCCACGGCGTGTGCTGGGACGTTTTGCAGGACGGAGGGTTCCGACCGAGCAGCGACGCGACATCTAGACAGATCCTCAACGAAATCGCCGGCATCCAGCAGGCCATCTGGATGAAGACGGCGGATTTATATATCAGCCATGTCCAAAACCAGCTTGGTCAGGACAGCAATGACTTTTTGCGGAcgctgacgacgacgacggggcgCAAGCCACTGGTCGATTGGTTTTTGGCTCTGCTCAAGGGCCGGAAGTAG
- the POB3 gene encoding FACT complex subunit (EggNog:ENOG503NWB9; COG:B; BUSCO:EOG09261WVT) — protein sequence MAAIESFDNIYLDLSKEHGKCRFAETGLGWKPVGGGDTFTLDQGNIGGAQWSRAAKGYEIKILQRNSGIIQLDGFQQEDYERLSKIFKNWYSTNLENKEHSLRGWNWGKAEFGKAELTFNVQNRPAFEIPYSEISNTNLAGRNEIAVEFAVGEGGKPGQNGATPGKGKKASAGKDQMVEMRFYIPGTTTRKEAEGGDAGSDADEEEKNAVTLFYDTLIEKAEIGESAGDTIATFLDVLHLTPRGRFDIDMYDTSFRLRGKTYDYKIQYEAIKKFMVLPKPDEVHYLLCIGLDPPLRQGQTRYPFLVMQFKTDEEVTLDLNLPEEDLNEKYKGKLESHYEQPLHSVVAQIFRGLAGKKILSPAKNFQTHRAQSGIKCSIKASEGFLYCLEKAFMFVPKPATYIAYDQTQSITFSRVGGAVSALSTFDITVHMKGGGNSQFSNINREDLKGLEDFFQYKGLRVKNEIDEDANMLAAAMRAEDMASSDEEVVQNKADRGSADEDEESVDEDFQADSDSDVAEEYDSNHESDGSGSGESDVDNEVDDDEDEEMEDAEEEEEERPKKKKKTG from the exons atggccgccat TGAGAGTTTCGACAACATTTACCTGGACCTGTCCAAGGAACACGGAAAGTGCAGATTCGCGGAGACCGGTCTCGGCTGGAAGCCAGTAGGCGGCGGCGACACCTTCACACTCGATCAGGGCAACATTGGCGGTGCGCAATGGAGCAGAGCCGCCAAGGGCTACGAGATCAAGATTCTGCAGAGGAATTCGGGCATCATTCAACTAGACGGTTTTCAGCAAGAG GACTACGAGCGCTTGAGCAAAATCTTCAAGAACTGGTATAGCACGAACCTAGAAAACAAGGAGCATTCGCTGCGCGGCTGGAACTGGGGCAAGGCCGAGTTTGGAAAGGCGGAGCTCACATTCAACGTCCAGAACCGTCCCGCCTTCGAAATCCCCTACTCTGAAatctccaacaccaaccttgCCGGCAGAAACGAAATCGCTGTCGAGTTTGctgttggcgagggtgggaaACCCGGTCAGAATGGTGCCACCCctggaaagggaaagaaggcGTCCGCCGGCAAGGACCAGATGGTCGAGATGAGGTTCTACATTCCAGGAACAACCACCCGGaaagaggccgagggcggtgatgCTGGCAGCGATGcagacgaggaagagaagaacgCCGTCACTCTCTTCTACGACACCCTCAttgagaaggccgagattgGCGAGTCGGCCGGCGACACGATTGCCACCTTCCTCGATGTCTTGCACCTCACGCCAAGAGGTCGTTTCGATATCGATATGTACGATACATCCTTTCGTCTTCGCGGCAAGACATACGACTACAAGATCCAGTACGAAGCCATCAAGAAGTTCATGGTTCTTCCCAAGCCCGACGAGGTTCACTATCTCCTCTGCATCGGGCTGGATCCACCCTTGCGCCAGGGTCAGACCAGGTATCCATTCCTTGTGATGCAGTTCAAGACGGACGAGGAAGTGACGCTGGATCTGAACCTCCCTGAAGAAGACCTCAACGAGAAGTACAAGGGCAAGCTCGAGTCTCATTACGAGCAGCCCCTGCACAGCGTGGTGGCCCAGATTTTTAGAGGACTTGCGGGCAAGAAGATTCTCTCACCTGCCAAAAACTTCCAGACACACCGGGCCCAGTCCGGCATCAAGTGTTCGATCAAGGCCAGCGAGGGCTTCTTGTACTGCCTGGAAAAGGCGTTCATGTTCGTGCCCAAGCCAGCCACCTACATCGCATACGATCAAACGCAGTCCATCACCTTCTCTCGCGTTGGGGGAGCTGTCTCCGCCCTGTCGACGTTTGATATAACAGTCCACATGAAGGGCGGCGGCAACTCGCAGTTTAGCAACATCAACCGTGAAGATCTTAAGGGACTCGAGGACTTCTTCCAGTACAAGGGTCTTCGCGTTAAGAACGAAATCGATGAGGATGCCAACATGCTTGCTGCGGCCATGAGAGCGGAGGACATGGCCAGCTCAGATGAGGAAGTGGTCCAGAACAAGGCCGATCGCGGCTCGGccgacgaagatgaggagagCGTGGATGAGGACTTCCAGGCTGACTCGGACAGCGACGTCGCCGAGGAATATGACAGCAATCACGAAAGTGATGGTTCAGGCAGCGGAGAGAGTGATGTTGATAatgaggtggatgatgacgaagacgaggagatggaagatgctgaagaggaggaggaagagcggccaaagaagaagaagaagactggTTGA